From the genome of Nicotiana sylvestris chromosome 2, ASM39365v2, whole genome shotgun sequence, one region includes:
- the LOC104230736 gene encoding elongator complex protein 5-like, whose protein sequence is MAETISGALRDGAFEGEHASALSIKDTIHTPFGSFVFNHVLTQLISNILAGKSQSRGVVLVALSRPPSFYAELLKIKGFDVPSSSQ, encoded by the exons ATGGCGGAAACAATTAGCGGAGCTCTCCGTGATGGAGCATTTGAAGGAGAACACGCTTCCGCTCTAAGTATAAAGGATACTATCCACACACCTTTCGGTTCCTTCGTCTTCAACCATGTTCTTACGCAACTCATTTCCAACATTCTCGCGGGTAAATCACAGTCTCG AGGTGTTGTGCTGGTCGCTTTATCTCGGCCTCCATCATTCTATGCTGAACTGTTGAAAATTAAAGGTTTCGACGTTCCTTCATCAAGTCAATAG